The following are encoded together in the Elusimicrobiota bacterium genome:
- a CDS encoding site-2 protease family protein, which produces MKPKLSLSRLALAGALLLGSPAGQAFAGGTFRSFAGAPQILRMALPPMNGGADAGIAGGLGGLRELKFHLGSASLPFEPRLPLNTAPAPARLEAMARLAALSERRELRLSGSGGNITAEMLRGDSGRIFGEVHAEGSALAVGLEETAAAFPSGAPVWPERNSGSDFGPDAGMGGPREAGSGFIGFHDGGGLGGGYVGYGDESRNGGGAFFAMALLAAAPAVPGLEHLSHQDLGTALFFEASMAFSLILHEILHARLSRRLGDDQPVLDNRGSLNPKDWGTHINPWGTVILPMLFFSLMGWMLGVANPVEPEPRKFKDPIRDQAKAAVAGPLGNAGLAVLGAGVFAALTSLGGHVAAAYASLFTVVNVTLTLFNLVPFHPLDGSKVVGLLPPAIAGEILDFYSAGFLRWVPFYVLLAVMATTGIGGWMVLKSSALLLGLAGSTMGTGVLVALSAAALAGFWRVLR; this is translated from the coding sequence ATGAAGCCTAAATTGTCGCTGTCGCGCCTCGCTCTAGCCGGAGCCCTCCTTCTTGGATCCCCGGCCGGCCAGGCCTTCGCCGGAGGGACCTTTCGCTCTTTTGCGGGAGCGCCGCAAATTCTGCGCATGGCCTTGCCTCCAATGAACGGAGGCGCGGATGCCGGGATTGCCGGCGGGCTTGGCGGCTTGCGCGAGCTCAAATTCCACTTGGGCAGCGCTTCCTTGCCTTTTGAGCCTCGGCTTCCCTTAAATACGGCGCCCGCGCCCGCGCGACTCGAGGCCATGGCGCGCCTGGCGGCCTTGTCGGAGCGCCGGGAGCTGAGGTTGAGCGGGTCGGGCGGGAACATCACGGCGGAAATGCTGAGAGGAGATTCCGGACGGATTTTTGGGGAAGTTCATGCCGAGGGTTCCGCGTTGGCCGTAGGCCTTGAGGAGACAGCGGCGGCCTTCCCTTCCGGGGCGCCGGTCTGGCCGGAGCGGAACTCCGGCAGCGACTTCGGGCCCGACGCGGGCATGGGCGGCCCTCGTGAAGCCGGTTCGGGCTTCATCGGTTTCCATGATGGCGGCGGTCTCGGCGGCGGCTACGTGGGTTACGGCGACGAGAGCCGGAACGGCGGGGGCGCATTTTTCGCGATGGCACTTCTAGCCGCGGCGCCCGCGGTTCCGGGGCTCGAGCATCTTTCGCACCAAGACCTCGGGACGGCTCTTTTCTTTGAGGCCTCCATGGCTTTCTCCTTGATTCTTCATGAAATTCTTCACGCGAGGCTCAGCCGTCGGCTGGGAGACGATCAGCCGGTGCTTGACAATCGCGGCAGCCTCAATCCCAAGGATTGGGGGACGCATATCAATCCCTGGGGAACCGTCATACTCCCCATGCTGTTCTTTTCGCTGATGGGCTGGATGCTGGGGGTCGCCAACCCCGTCGAACCCGAACCGCGCAAGTTCAAGGACCCGATCCGGGACCAAGCCAAGGCCGCGGTGGCCGGTCCTTTGGGCAATGCCGGCTTGGCCGTCCTGGGGGCCGGCGTTTTCGCCGCATTGACATCCTTGGGCGGGCATGTCGCGGCGGCTTATGCCTCTCTTTTCACGGTCGTCAACGTGACCTTGACCTTGTTCAACTTGGTTCCGTTTCATCCGCTGGACGGCTCGAAGGTCGTCGGGCTTCTGCCGCCCGCCATCGCCGGCGAGATCCTCGATTTCTACAGCGCCGGCTTTTTGCGCTGGGTTCCTTTCTATGTCCTGCTGGCTGTCATGGCGACGACGGGGATAGGGGGCTGGATGGTGCTCAAGTCCAGCGCCCTCCTATTGGGGTTGGCCGGCTCCACGATGGGGACGGGGGTCCTGGTCGCGCTCTCGGCGGCTGCTTTGGCCGGATTTTGGCGGGTTCTCCGATGA
- a CDS encoding response regulator produces the protein MTNVSIFIVEDDAHFRDTFIDVMSLRGVEVQGASTGEEGLKVLRGCRPSVIILDVNLPDMHGFDLCRRIKKLEPFKNTPVMFVSASAQYSDPRDRVEGLLAGATFFLPKPVTMEKLWEEIEFLLRHPSS, from the coding sequence ATGACCAACGTTTCGATATTCATCGTGGAGGACGACGCGCATTTCCGCGATACCTTCATCGATGTGATGTCTCTGAGGGGAGTGGAGGTGCAGGGGGCCTCTACCGGTGAGGAGGGGCTCAAAGTCCTGCGCGGCTGCCGTCCGTCCGTCATCATCTTGGACGTGAATCTCCCGGACATGCACGGCTTCGACCTTTGCAGGCGCATCAAGAAGCTCGAGCCCTTCAAGAACACTCCAGTCATGTTCGTGTCGGCCTCGGCCCAGTACAGCGACCCTCGCGACCGAGTGGAGGGCTTGCTCGCGGGGGCCACCTTCTTTTTGCCCAAGCCGGTGACCATGGAAAAGCTTTGGGAGGAGATTGAGTTCTTGCTCAGGCACCCGTCTTCTTGA
- a CDS encoding DNA polymerase I translates to MTQSPRFYLVDAHAYLHRAYHALPPLTNSKGEPVGALYGFARMLLQLIKRDRPERLAVCFDTPEPTFRHKAYVQYKATRREIDGDLLSQLKSAREMVSAMGLACVECPGYEADDVMATLACRGAKEGLECVLVTGDKDALQMVRPGIRVFNASKGIWMDSAEIEAKLGVGPEAVVDYLALVGDSSDNIPGVRGVGPVGAVKLLKKFGPVESLLDAAKSRHPGMAPKLAQALSAGEKSLREALSLLRLREDAPVALELDACGVPSAPNNKFLEVFGRLEFHTLIKELAGSSAPASSSAEKLCHDVPWEKIEPLLANANEFSVLVQKEDGHDYLAFGLSEGSLAVLEAGQAAACRERLLRVLKGKAIKATYDLKETMECLGSLGIEMAPPYFDAKLAAYCLSPARVPDPKAADGGRLGWRDLLRLRAGRAGRRLELLRRMDEAGVLKLYEGMELPLVRVLLEMEREGVAVDGPYLRRLSGEFDSEISSRKDELDQLAGFSFNVNSPKQLGELLFDKLGLPVAGKTAGGGRSTNEEALRILSAAHPIPAKVLEYRELSKLKSTYIDGLLSRLDSGTGRVHTHFDQTGTETGRLSSLNPNLQNIPIRSLLGQKIRRAFIAKPGHCLVSADYSQIDLRVLAHVSQDQVLLAAFERGEDIHLRTACEIFRASPSDVDPEMRRRAKAVNFGIVYGQTAFGLAGELGIPQFEAASIIKKYFERYQGVAEWMEKNLARAREEGLVRTFLGRLRLLPDIAAKNTVLRQFSERAARNTPIQGGSADIIKLAMLKVHEGLGARAKMLLQIHDELLFEVPLGQEREFAAWAAKAMEGAVSLSVPLVVCAKAGPNWQDMEPLK, encoded by the coding sequence ATGACCCAATCCCCGCGGTTCTATCTGGTGGACGCCCATGCCTACCTGCACCGGGCCTACCATGCCCTGCCGCCTCTGACCAACTCCAAGGGCGAACCCGTGGGGGCGCTTTACGGATTTGCCCGCATGCTCCTCCAGCTCATCAAGCGGGACAGGCCCGAGCGCCTGGCCGTTTGCTTTGACACCCCCGAGCCTACTTTCCGGCACAAGGCCTATGTCCAGTACAAGGCGACCCGCAGGGAGATAGACGGGGATCTCCTGAGCCAGCTCAAGTCCGCCCGCGAGATGGTGTCGGCCATGGGGCTGGCCTGCGTCGAATGCCCCGGCTACGAGGCCGACGACGTGATGGCGACCTTGGCCTGCCGCGGGGCCAAGGAGGGCCTCGAGTGCGTGCTCGTGACCGGAGACAAGGATGCCCTCCAGATGGTGAGGCCCGGGATACGGGTGTTCAACGCGTCCAAGGGTATCTGGATGGACTCGGCCGAGATAGAGGCCAAGCTGGGAGTGGGGCCGGAGGCGGTCGTGGATTATCTGGCCTTGGTCGGGGACAGCTCGGACAACATCCCCGGGGTGCGCGGGGTGGGCCCGGTGGGCGCGGTGAAGCTCCTCAAGAAATTTGGCCCGGTGGAAAGCCTGCTCGACGCCGCGAAATCCCGCCATCCCGGCATGGCCCCCAAGCTCGCGCAAGCGCTGTCCGCCGGGGAAAAGAGCCTGCGCGAGGCCCTTTCCCTTCTGCGGCTCAGGGAAGACGCTCCGGTAGCCCTCGAGCTCGACGCCTGCGGGGTTCCCTCGGCTCCCAACAACAAATTCCTGGAGGTTTTCGGCCGGCTGGAGTTTCATACCCTAATAAAGGAGCTTGCCGGGAGCTCGGCTCCCGCAAGCTCCTCCGCTGAGAAGCTGTGCCATGATGTCCCGTGGGAGAAAATCGAGCCTCTCCTGGCCAATGCAAACGAATTCTCCGTCCTGGTCCAGAAGGAGGACGGCCATGACTATCTGGCTTTCGGCCTATCCGAGGGGAGTCTGGCCGTTCTGGAGGCAGGCCAGGCCGCGGCCTGCCGGGAACGACTTCTGCGCGTTTTAAAGGGCAAGGCCATCAAGGCGACCTATGATTTGAAGGAAACTATGGAATGCCTGGGCTCCCTCGGCATCGAGATGGCCCCTCCTTATTTCGACGCCAAACTCGCGGCTTACTGCCTGAGCCCGGCGCGCGTTCCCGACCCAAAGGCCGCGGACGGCGGGCGCCTGGGCTGGCGCGACCTCTTGCGCCTGCGCGCGGGCCGGGCCGGGCGGCGCCTGGAGCTTCTGAGGCGCATGGACGAGGCCGGGGTGCTCAAGCTTTACGAGGGTATGGAGCTTCCCTTGGTCCGCGTGCTCCTGGAGATGGAGAGAGAGGGGGTCGCGGTGGATGGGCCTTACCTGCGCCGCCTTTCCGGAGAGTTCGACTCCGAGATATCCTCTCGCAAGGACGAGCTCGATCAACTCGCGGGATTTTCCTTCAACGTCAATTCCCCCAAGCAGTTGGGCGAGCTTTTGTTCGACAAGCTGGGGCTGCCAGTGGCCGGGAAAACCGCCGGGGGAGGGCGCTCCACCAACGAGGAGGCCTTGCGGATTCTCTCGGCCGCGCATCCGATCCCGGCCAAGGTGCTCGAGTACCGGGAGCTCTCCAAGCTCAAGTCCACCTATATAGACGGCCTCCTTTCCCGCTTGGATTCCGGGACCGGGCGGGTCCATACCCATTTCGACCAGACCGGCACCGAGACAGGCAGGCTCTCGAGCTTGAACCCGAACCTGCAGAACATACCCATCCGTTCCCTCCTGGGCCAAAAGATCCGCAGGGCCTTCATCGCCAAGCCCGGGCATTGCCTGGTCTCCGCCGATTATTCCCAGATCGACCTGCGGGTCCTGGCCCACGTTTCCCAGGACCAGGTCCTCCTCGCGGCCTTCGAGCGCGGCGAGGACATCCACCTGCGCACGGCCTGCGAGATTTTCCGCGCGTCCCCGTCCGATGTGGACCCGGAGATGAGGCGTCGCGCCAAGGCGGTCAATTTTGGTATCGTCTACGGACAAACCGCTTTCGGCCTGGCCGGGGAATTGGGCATCCCTCAATTCGAAGCCGCCTCGATAATCAAAAAATACTTTGAGCGCTACCAAGGAGTGGCTGAGTGGATGGAAAAGAACCTGGCCCGCGCCCGGGAGGAAGGCTTGGTTAGGACTTTCCTGGGGCGGCTGCGCCTCCTGCCGGATATCGCCGCCAAGAACACGGTCCTTCGCCAATTCTCCGAGAGGGCGGCCCGCAATACCCCGATCCAGGGAGGATCGGCCGACATCATCAAGCTCGCCATGCTCAAGGTCCACGAGGGGCTGGGAGCGCGGGCCAAGATGCTCCTGCAGATACATGACGAACTTCTCTTCGAGGTTCCCCTGGGCCAAGAGAGGGAATTCGCGGCCTGGGCCGCCAAGGCCATGGAGGGCGCGGTGTCTTTGAGCGTGCCCTTGGTCGTCTGCGCCAAGGCCGGGCCCAATTGGCAGGACATGGAGCCGCTTAAGTGA
- a CDS encoding M28 family peptidase yields the protein MKTTASLLALFLAVPSHGISLYSGLAAPEAAPRSGALWTPPAAEIPRLLRSSLELFAPGLGEALLPAVAAAKPGFPDGIPPQEELLREMRMSPLTNKAREEAVIGLLRQAGADAQKIVTIREGETLPLNVFDTVIRQEAGDGKYNYYVVKEGRGDALVVSGAHHDKVSVGAGTIDNWGGSTLEANVYEVLRLEALEATHVMALFAREEEGLLGSKAWLAAAWDFKDRVKAMLNLDTFSVDGTFSWKNNSTPWMLALVKEVALRQGLDLTEAVLRGGDSDSSTFRDAGISGMTLYGCSQRRMFDIIHTSRDTMAVFSLPHYVNALKLAVAFLRALDSHPFLPDVRMNRA from the coding sequence ATGAAAACGACGGCCTCTCTTTTGGCTTTGTTCCTGGCTGTTCCCAGCCATGGGATTTCCCTTTACAGCGGCTTGGCGGCTCCCGAGGCCGCCCCTAGGTCCGGGGCTCTTTGGACGCCTCCTGCCGCGGAGATTCCGCGTCTTCTGCGCTCGAGCCTGGAGCTTTTCGCCCCGGGTCTGGGCGAGGCATTGCTTCCCGCGGTCGCCGCGGCCAAGCCGGGTTTTCCTGACGGCATTCCCCCGCAGGAAGAGCTGCTGCGCGAAATGAGGATGTCTCCTCTCACCAACAAAGCCAGGGAGGAGGCCGTGATAGGGCTTTTGCGCCAAGCCGGAGCTGACGCGCAAAAAATCGTCACCATCAGGGAAGGGGAGACTCTCCCTCTCAATGTTTTCGACACGGTGATCCGCCAAGAGGCGGGGGATGGAAAATACAATTATTATGTGGTGAAGGAGGGGCGCGGCGATGCCCTGGTTGTTTCCGGGGCCCATCATGACAAGGTTTCGGTGGGCGCTGGAACCATAGACAATTGGGGTGGGTCCACTTTGGAAGCCAACGTCTATGAAGTCCTTCGCTTAGAGGCGCTGGAGGCGACTCATGTCATGGCTCTGTTTGCCCGCGAAGAGGAGGGCCTGCTGGGGTCCAAGGCTTGGCTCGCCGCGGCCTGGGATTTCAAGGATCGCGTCAAGGCGATGCTCAACCTCGACACCTTCTCCGTGGACGGAACTTTCTCCTGGAAGAACAATTCCACTCCCTGGATGCTGGCCTTGGTCAAGGAAGTGGCCCTGCGGCAGGGGTTGGATTTGACGGAGGCTGTTTTGCGCGGCGGAGACTCGGACTCATCCACCTTCCGCGACGCTGGGATCTCCGGGATGACTCTTTACGGGTGCAGCCAAAGGAGGATGTTCGACATCATCCATACCTCGCGGGACACCATGGCCGTTTTTTCCCTGCCGCATTATGTCAATGCCTTGAAATTGGCCGTCGCTTTTTTAAGGGCGCTGGACAGTCATCCCTTCCTTCCTGACGTGAGAATGAACAGGGCCTAA
- a CDS encoding rhomboid family intramembrane serine protease, whose translation MSSRVFGHEPINFRHLPPVIRVLIAANVAVFLASLLVGPQFYQLFGLVPRRVIEDRWIWQPISYLFIHENWVHLLFNLFALWMFGMPVESQWGGREFAKYYLLCGLGAALATAALSPHSSVPVIGASGPIYGLLVAFAMLYPDAVVYLYFLIPLRAAHMAILFGLVEFFGVASQANSGIARLAHLGGMVTGYLYIRWWWEVKIRAKAFWKGLGPQAPPKRQARRAGRVRAEVPGESAAMEEVDRVLDKILASGLDSLTEEEREIMRRYSERQKH comes from the coding sequence GTGAGTTCACGGGTATTCGGCCACGAGCCCATTAATTTCCGCCACCTTCCTCCCGTCATCAGGGTCTTGATCGCCGCCAACGTCGCGGTGTTCCTGGCCAGCCTCCTCGTCGGCCCCCAGTTCTACCAGCTTTTCGGCCTGGTGCCGCGCCGTGTGATCGAGGACCGCTGGATTTGGCAGCCGATCTCCTATCTTTTCATCCACGAGAATTGGGTCCATCTCCTCTTCAACCTTTTCGCTCTGTGGATGTTCGGAATGCCGGTGGAATCCCAATGGGGGGGGCGCGAGTTCGCCAAATATTACCTCTTGTGCGGGCTGGGCGCGGCCTTGGCCACGGCGGCGCTTTCCCCTCATTCGAGCGTCCCGGTGATCGGCGCCTCCGGCCCGATCTACGGCCTGTTGGTGGCCTTCGCCATGCTCTACCCCGACGCGGTGGTCTATCTGTATTTCTTGATCCCCTTGCGGGCGGCGCACATGGCCATCCTTTTCGGGCTCGTGGAGTTCTTCGGCGTCGCCTCCCAGGCCAATTCCGGCATCGCCCGCCTGGCCCACCTGGGAGGGATGGTGACTGGCTACCTCTATATACGCTGGTGGTGGGAGGTCAAGATCCGGGCCAAGGCTTTCTGGAAGGGTTTGGGGCCGCAGGCTCCGCCTAAGAGGCAGGCCCGCCGAGCCGGCCGGGTCCGGGCCGAGGTTCCCGGGGAAAGCGCGGCCATGGAGGAAGTGGACCGGGTTCTCGACAAGATATTGGCCAGCGGCCTTGACTCTCTCACCGAGGAGGAGCGCGAGATCATGAGGCGCTACTCCGAGAGGCAGAAGCACTGA
- a CDS encoding ABC transporter ATP-binding protein: MAEVQVRDVRKSFESGKTVLDRIAFTVKDGEFVSLLGASGCGKTTLLRIIAGLEFADSGAILIEGQDVAHRPPKDRDIAMVFQNYALYPHLSVFENIGMGLKLRKFPEAETRGRVEEAAKMLGLSELLSRRPSALSGGQRQRVALARALVRRPKVFLLDEPLSNLDAVLRERTRGELKLLFKRVKGTVIYVTHDQIEAMTLSDRIVVLDRGLIQQVGTPEEIYHRPANTFVATFLGAPPMNLLGAAELKRSGLASALSEDCLVGIRPESIEVSPEARPGFIEAAVALAEPTGAATVLSLDMGGAQLRASVPGSWDLRYPKAWVSCPASACHYFNENTRVRLTNPAVSTRSE, from the coding sequence ATGGCAGAGGTTCAAGTGCGGGACGTGCGCAAATCCTTCGAGTCGGGCAAGACGGTTCTTGACCGCATCGCCTTCACGGTCAAGGACGGGGAATTCGTGTCTCTGCTGGGAGCCTCGGGCTGCGGCAAGACCACGCTTTTGCGCATCATCGCGGGGCTGGAGTTCGCCGACTCCGGGGCCATCCTCATCGAGGGCCAGGACGTCGCCCACAGGCCGCCCAAGGACCGCGACATCGCCATGGTGTTCCAGAATTACGCCCTGTACCCCCATTTGAGCGTCTTCGAGAACATCGGCATGGGCCTCAAGCTGCGCAAATTCCCCGAGGCCGAGACCCGGGGGCGCGTGGAGGAGGCCGCGAAAATGCTGGGACTTTCCGAGCTCTTGTCCCGCAGGCCCTCGGCCCTTTCCGGCGGGCAAAGGCAGAGGGTGGCTTTGGCCCGGGCCTTGGTGCGCCGGCCCAAGGTGTTTCTCTTGGACGAGCCCTTGAGCAACCTGGATGCGGTTCTGCGCGAAAGGACGCGCGGCGAGCTGAAGCTCCTATTCAAGCGCGTGAAGGGCACCGTGATCTACGTGACCCACGACCAGATAGAGGCCATGACTTTGTCCGACCGCATCGTGGTCCTGGACCGGGGACTTATCCAACAGGTGGGAACCCCCGAGGAAATATACCACAGGCCCGCCAATACCTTCGTCGCGACCTTCCTGGGAGCGCCGCCCATGAACCTCCTGGGGGCCGCCGAGCTGAAGCGCTCCGGGCTCGCCTCGGCCTTGAGCGAGGACTGCCTGGTGGGCATCCGTCCGGAATCCATCGAGGTGTCCCCCGAGGCGAGGCCTGGATTTATCGAAGCGGCCGTGGCCTTGGCCGAGCCCACCGGGGCCGCCACCGTGCTCAGCCTCGACATGGGAGGAGCGCAATTGCGCGCGAGCGTGCCGGGCTCCTGGGATTTGAGATATCCCAAGGCCTGGGTGTCTTGCCCCGCGAGCGCCTGCCATTATTTCAACGAGAATACCCGCGTCAGACTGACCAACCCAGCCGTTTCCACGAGGAGCGAATGA
- a CDS encoding GGDEF domain-containing protein: MKALLAAAFLTVCGGWAAGAESRPQGRVRLLSLLSSPGLSAPVGRPFEGVSQEAARFRAPFRRLLAAARRSRALSRRGLSALRRAGYRDQMTGLYNGLYLEEHLGSLVKASAALLVFKLDFLKEINDALDHEAGDESLKALSAVAGEFLGRDAVLLRRSPTGFAAFLKDGPEAPEEVAEHLRAAVERKLGDRRFPGTISIGIAALGRGSSAQERYFLAFEAAEAARRAAKQAGGNQAAASRLEGATLLAARAFESRLKSASPHWRERLDRLDRESLGDIASHRSLRAGPDPASFLDRMRDGAARLALHAFVYRNRLTGLLNRRWFAENMGWLLGSGEFGHYLALDLDHFGALNDRLRRELGPRLGEQKGDEILSRVGKILAEGSADQALPVHLGGEEFIIMSRHSDPRGFAEEIRLAIKRALGVTVSIAVAPILDSQCGGSRAWGLTMVLAEVLLHRAKELGRDRVVEPGASPSKL, from the coding sequence ATGAAGGCCCTTCTGGCGGCAGCCTTCTTGACTGTTTGCGGCGGCTGGGCCGCCGGAGCCGAGTCGAGACCGCAGGGCCGCGTGCGCCTTCTAAGCCTTCTCTCCTCTCCCGGGCTTTCCGCTCCGGTCGGCAGGCCTTTCGAGGGCGTTTCTCAGGAGGCGGCGCGGTTTCGCGCGCCTTTTCGCCGTCTGCTGGCGGCGGCCAGGCGCAGCCGCGCTCTGTCGCGGCGGGGTCTGTCGGCGCTTCGCCGGGCCGGCTACAGGGACCAGATGACGGGCCTCTACAACGGCCTCTACTTGGAGGAGCACCTGGGGTCTTTGGTCAAGGCAAGCGCCGCCCTGCTCGTATTCAAGCTTGATTTTCTAAAGGAGATCAACGATGCCCTGGACCATGAGGCCGGGGACGAGTCCTTGAAGGCCTTGAGCGCGGTGGCTGGGGAATTCCTCGGCCGCGACGCTGTCCTGCTGCGGCGCAGCCCCACGGGCTTTGCGGCCTTCCTTAAGGACGGCCCGGAGGCGCCCGAGGAGGTGGCCGAGCATCTGCGCGCCGCCGTGGAGCGCAAACTGGGCGACCGGCGGTTCCCCGGGACCATCTCCATCGGAATCGCGGCGCTCGGCCGCGGCTCCTCGGCGCAAGAGCGCTATTTCCTGGCCTTCGAGGCCGCCGAAGCCGCGCGGCGAGCCGCCAAGCAAGCCGGAGGCAATCAAGCCGCGGCGTCAAGGCTCGAGGGCGCGACTTTGCTTGCGGCGAGGGCTTTCGAAAGCCGGCTGAAGTCGGCCAGTCCCCATTGGAGGGAAAGGTTGGACCGGCTTGACCGGGAGTCCCTCGGCGATATCGCGTCTCATCGCTCCCTAAGGGCCGGTCCGGATCCGGCTTCGTTTTTGGATCGGATGCGGGACGGCGCCGCCCGCTTGGCGCTCCACGCCTTCGTCTATCGCAACCGCTTGACCGGTCTTCTCAACCGCCGATGGTTCGCCGAGAACATGGGGTGGCTTCTGGGCTCCGGGGAGTTCGGCCATTATCTTGCGCTCGACCTGGATCATTTCGGCGCGCTCAACGATCGCTTGAGGCGCGAACTCGGGCCGCGCCTGGGGGAGCAAAAGGGCGATGAGATCCTGTCCAGGGTGGGGAAAATTTTGGCCGAGGGCTCCGCGGACCAGGCCCTGCCCGTCCATTTGGGCGGCGAGGAGTTCATCATCATGTCCCGGCATTCCGATCCGAGGGGCTTCGCCGAGGAGATTCGTCTGGCAATCAAGAGGGCTCTCGGGGTCACGGTTTCGATCGCGGTCGCTCCGATCCTTGATAGCCAATGCGGAGGCAGCCGGGCCTGGGGCCTGACCATGGTCCTGGCCGAGGTCTTGCTCCATCGGGCCAAGGAGCTCGGCCGGGACAGGGTCGTGGAGCCGGGCGCGAGTCCCAGCAAGCTCTAG
- a CDS encoding dephospho-CoA kinase, producing the protein MLVVGLTGGIAAGKSSALREFSRLGARGVCLDEIAHELCRKGGPGYRRVVRAFGDAVLRLSGEIDRGKLGEIVFSSRSARKRLEALLHPLILGEMRRRLARSKASVAVVDVPLLFEGGHVGLFDVTVLVWADRSLQLRRLMARGGLSRAQALRRLEAQWPLGRKAALADVVIRNERSLQDLKSQVRQYYKAFELLSLGAASARSGK; encoded by the coding sequence ATGCTGGTGGTGGGGCTGACCGGAGGCATTGCGGCCGGCAAGAGCTCGGCCTTGAGGGAGTTCTCCCGGCTGGGGGCCCGCGGCGTGTGCCTAGACGAGATCGCCCATGAGCTTTGCCGCAAGGGAGGGCCCGGCTACCGACGCGTGGTCCGGGCCTTCGGGGATGCCGTCTTGCGCCTCTCAGGCGAGATCGACCGGGGAAAGCTCGGCGAAATCGTGTTCTCCAGCCGCTCTGCCAGAAAGCGCCTGGAGGCCCTGCTCCATCCCTTGATCTTGGGGGAAATGCGCCGGCGCCTGGCCCGAAGCAAGGCTTCCGTGGCCGTGGTGGACGTTCCCCTTCTTTTCGAGGGCGGGCACGTGGGGCTTTTCGACGTGACGGTCCTGGTATGGGCCGACCGCTCCCTTCAACTGCGCCGGCTCATGGCCCGGGGGGGGCTTTCCCGCGCGCAGGCCCTGCGCCGGCTCGAGGCCCAGTGGCCTCTCGGCCGCAAGGCGGCCTTGGCGGACGTCGTGATCCGCAACGAGCGCAGCCTTCAAGATTTGAAGTCGCAGGTCAGGCAGTATTACAAGGCCTTTGAGCTCCTTAGCTTGGGCGCTGCAAGCGCCCGCTCGGGGAAGTAA
- the trxA gene encoding thioredoxin: MAEIQLTDEIFDKEVIQSAQPVLVDFWAPWCGPCRMLAPLVEELAKEYAGKIKVAKINTDEHPNAAGRFKISAIPTLLFFKGGKVAEQMVGVHSKAEIKKTLDSLLAAV; this comes from the coding sequence ATGGCTGAAATACAGCTCACCGATGAAATTTTCGACAAGGAAGTGATCCAAAGCGCCCAGCCGGTGCTTGTGGATTTCTGGGCTCCCTGGTGCGGTCCCTGCCGAATGCTCGCCCCTCTGGTCGAGGAACTGGCCAAGGAGTACGCCGGGAAGATCAAGGTCGCCAAGATCAACACGGACGAGCACCCAAACGCGGCCGGGCGCTTCAAGATATCGGCCATTCCCACTCTTCTCTTTTTCAAGGGAGGCAAGGTCGCCGAGCAAATGGTGGGCGTTCATTCCAAGGCGGAGATAAAGAAGACCCTTGATTCTCTTCTGGCCGCGGTCTAG